The segment GATTTGGTTCTATTTGAGTTATTTAGGAACAATGCTTTTCAAGAAATCCACGGATTCAGCTATCCGGGTTTTGGCTACTGACGACTGACGACTGACTTAGAAGAGCTAAAGTACAGGGTGGCAAGGGCTTCTGGCAAGTCGAATCCGGGTTTGCCGCTGGCAGCTAGTGGAAAACCGGGCGACGAGGCCGACATCGCACCAAACCGGCAGTGTTTTTCCAGATATTTTCCGAATAGAAATTATGACCTAACCCTTTCAAAAACAGAGAGTTCAATACTTCATGCTTTATGCTTCATACTTCATAATTGGTATGACAACCAGTGCGGGCTGATGTATAGTTGCGCCGCGTTTCAAAAACTCTCCGACAGTTTCAATTCCGGAAAAAAATCAAATAGTGCCCCTGGAAGAGCAGTGGTGGTTTATAGTAGGATGAATGAACCATCATTCAGCTACCAAAGAACCTACAAAATCCAATCCAATCCAATTCGAGAAGGGACGGAGTACCCCGCATGACTGCAGGAAACTTCATTTTCATTGCTGTTTTTCTCGCTTCAGTTGGTCTGTTTCTATTCAACAGTCGCAAAATCTTTGAGATTCTACAACTTGGCAAACCTGAGCCTGGTAATCGTCTTGATAACACGGGCGAGCGCATCAAAAATATGCTCAGCATCGCCATCGCTCAACAGAAAATTTTGCGCGATCCGCTGGCCGGATTTTTGCACTTGCTGATTTTCTGGGGCTTTATGGTTCTGACCATTGGCACCATCGAGGCTATCCTTGAAGGATTTTATAGTCGGTTTTCCTATCGGCTGGTTTTGGGCAACGACCTGTTTTATGTGCTGACCTGGCTCCAGGAAGTATTTGGCGGTTGCGTGCTGCTGGCATCCGTTTTGTTGCTTGCTCGACGGTATGTGGCTCCACCAAAACGATTTAGTGGTGTTGAAATGAAGCCGGACAGCCGGATGGACGCCACCATCGTGCTTCTGATGATCATTACCTTGATGGTCTCGATGTTTCTGGCCAACTCGTTTGCTCCAACGGAAGAAAAACGCATCACCCGCGATATTTCGGGGCGCACGGTTTCGCAACAACTGGCTAAAGTCATTGAGCCGAAAATGTCACCCAGCACGACTCACATTCTGTTTGAAGCTTCGTGGTGGGTGCATATTTTCACGGTGTTCGGCTTTTTGAATTATCTCCCCTTCTCAAAGCACCTTCACGTGCTGACCTCAGTCCCCAATGTGTTCTTCACCTCGCTCAAATCACGTGGCACGCTGAAGAAAATGGACTTTGAAGCGATGGAAGCCGAAGAAGAACCGGTCTTTGGTGCTTCTGACATTGAACATTTCACCTGGAAACAACTTTTCGACAGCCTGACCTGCACCGAATGCGGGCGCTGCACCTCGGTGTGCCCGGCCAATTTGACCGGCAAGCCCCTTTCACCGCGCAAAATCATGATGGATATCCGCGACCGGTTGATGGAAAAGGGCCCGATTCTGGTTGATCTGAAAAAAGCGGGCGGGGCATCGGCTGAAAATGGGAATGGCGAGTCCAAAAATGGACATTCCGCCAAAGATATCCTGGCTGAAAAACTCATCAGCGAAAAATTTATCACCCCTGAAGAACTCTGGTCCTGCACGACCTGCCAGGCGTGTATGCAGGAATGTCCGGTCAACATCGAGCACGTTCCAACCATTCTGGACATGCGCCGGAACCTGGTGATGAACGAAGCCGACTTCCCTGGGGAACTGCAAACCTTATTTAACAACCTCGAAAACAAATATTCGCCCTGGGCGTTTAGTCACGCCGCCCGGGCCGACTGGTCAGAGGGCCTGAACATCAAGACCATGGCCCAGGCCCAGAACGAAGATATTGAGGTTTTGTTTTGGATCGGATGCGCTGGTTCCTACGACGACCGCTACCGCAAGGTAGTCCAATCGGTGGCCCGACTCCTTCAGAAAGCCAATATCAAATTTGCCATTCTGGGCAAAGAAGAAAAATGTACCGGTGACCCGGCCCGTCGCGCTGGAAACGAATATCTCGCCCAATCGCTGATTCAGGAAAACGTCGAGACCATGAA is part of the Acidobacteriota bacterium genome and harbors:
- a CDS encoding (Fe-S)-binding protein, which produces MTAGNFIFIAVFLASVGLFLFNSRKIFEILQLGKPEPGNRLDNTGERIKNMLSIAIAQQKILRDPLAGFLHLLIFWGFMVLTIGTIEAILEGFYSRFSYRLVLGNDLFYVLTWLQEVFGGCVLLASVLLLARRYVAPPKRFSGVEMKPDSRMDATIVLLMIITLMVSMFLANSFAPTEEKRITRDISGRTVSQQLAKVIEPKMSPSTTHILFEASWWVHIFTVFGFLNYLPFSKHLHVLTSVPNVFFTSLKSRGTLKKMDFEAMEAEEEPVFGASDIEHFTWKQLFDSLTCTECGRCTSVCPANLTGKPLSPRKIMMDIRDRLMEKGPILVDLKKAGGASAENGNGESKNGHSAKDILAEKLISEKFITPEELWSCTTCQACMQECPVNIEHVPTILDMRRNLVMNEADFPGELQTLFNNLENKYSPWAFSHAARADWSEGLNIKTMAQAQNEDIEVLFWIGCAGSYDDRYRKVVQSVARLLQKANIKFAILGKEEKCTGDPARRAGNEYLAQSLIQENVETMNGYGVKKVLTSCPHCFNTIKNEYPDFGGNYEVMHHSQYLSELVKAGRITLTQKIEATAVYHDSCYLGRSNNVYEAPRQTLVQIGGMKLVEMDRSRDKGMCCGAGGARMFMEENVGTRVNVERAKQALDTKPDVVASACPFCMTMLTDGVKAHENTQVKVFDIAELLDQAAGGEKRV